A single region of the Spirochaetales bacterium genome encodes:
- a CDS encoding CPBP family intramembrane metalloprotease, translated as MKKPVLVLVVIWAVLSPLFSENGEVTDEPSQAETSGQLRRTEVVIAPAVSAALVFLTFVEDVLFYYNDFGYAEYLINEATLYSVHLPVYSVNALKGLAFSAATAVLSVSYELLRDHDAELFRSFMYTGIYQAGLYSTYAAYRDNRKRAKADAYDDEWRSHTFVASLSEVLGDFGEYETEWRPYDFFDLVLSPFRPENFLDPAVYILPISGIVNPLITRSHEHAPWNTGRMYLGTWEMSPFAAIPLMIGFFLLESSIIGIAEESHFRGFIYEEVGSTFGHVPAKIVDCLYFPAIHVPQEIIIGGFDTQTLLLNFAVRSLLTFYLDNIYDRGGLPRSIAAHMWMDFSLLFMYWLMESGVPQSDIDSILAIKPQFTIRIPLSY; from the coding sequence ATGAAAAAGCCCGTATTGGTTCTTGTCGTCATTTGGGCCGTCCTGTCCCCGTTGTTTTCGGAGAACGGTGAGGTGACTGACGAACCGTCTCAGGCGGAGACATCCGGGCAATTGAGACGGACTGAAGTGGTGATCGCCCCGGCGGTGTCGGCCGCCCTTGTTTTTCTCACCTTTGTCGAGGACGTCCTTTTTTATTACAATGATTTCGGGTACGCCGAATACCTGATTAATGAGGCGACATTGTATAGCGTTCATCTGCCCGTCTATTCCGTTAACGCGCTGAAAGGACTCGCCTTCAGCGCGGCAACCGCCGTCCTGTCCGTCTCATACGAACTTCTCCGGGATCATGACGCGGAGCTTTTCCGCAGTTTCATGTATACGGGAATATATCAGGCGGGTCTTTATTCCACCTATGCCGCGTACAGGGACAACAGGAAGCGGGCGAAGGCGGACGCCTATGACGATGAGTGGAGAAGTCACACCTTTGTCGCCTCCCTCTCTGAAGTACTCGGTGATTTCGGCGAATACGAGACCGAATGGCGGCCGTATGATTTTTTCGATCTCGTTCTTTCACCATTCCGCCCTGAAAATTTCCTGGATCCCGCCGTGTATATCCTTCCGATTTCGGGAATCGTCAATCCCCTTATAACACGGTCCCATGAGCATGCCCCGTGGAATACGGGCAGGATGTATCTCGGCACATGGGAGATGTCGCCGTTCGCGGCAATACCCCTTATGATCGGTTTTTTTCTGCTTGAATCGAGTATTATCGGTATCGCCGAAGAATCGCACTTCCGCGGATTTATTTACGAAGAGGTGGGGAGTACCTTCGGACACGTTCCGGCGAAAATCGTCGACTGTCTCTATTTTCCGGCCATTCATGTCCCCCAGGAGATAATCATCGGCGGTTTCGATACGCAGACGCTGCTTCTCAATTTCGCGGTCCGGTCGCTTCTCACCTTTTACCTCGACAATATATACGACAGGGGCGGGCTTCCCCGTTCGATCGCCGCGCATATGTGGATGGATTTCTCCCTCCTGTTCATGTACTGGCTTATGGAAAGCGGCGTACCGCAGTCGGATATCGATAGTATTCTGGCGATAAAGCCGCAGTTCACCATCCGCATACCGCTTTCCTATTGA
- a CDS encoding trypsin-like peptidase domain-containing protein, translated as MKKTGKTLALIIALLITATLQAAAQDANEVSPRTVASVVRLGKLMDLYVVKGMPANFQPTVEYGIPNFGGGKTVQPPKRYFWDLGSGVIVTKNGWLFTNAHVADDWTANSVIVQPFKDNTGATYDQVLIPAEPGYMWVTVATEDDVKNFRRRVTLKYLCQTMYYDSDYNNYDRDRAICKIIAHAQMNPSTELPEVTAEWTATDTVPVSSLGNPFYLPELTPKVWAIGFPGSGSQTFHSITEGNFANYDSDERSYILHHAFISGGNSGGGLYYKNNLIGINTWDRSDPHGRHLSIAQPVTYYAEAAAYVYLWYNVKDLPDIPKEWIDADPSNDPYKNEVYIGFNVRSQANQNVAVKSGYLIAYKADISVDTAFNYINFKDYMQYYYLVRYLANQGYTAEVIAPYLQMDLKEVRAMINMNEQELLNSLDQASRGFLDVMKSGKFYASYWNIDQFGQVLAAVSPQTKLKVYVTSNGYKDQVFDYNSTAALIQGPFDLKMPMQ; from the coding sequence ATGAAGAAAACGGGAAAAACTTTAGCACTAATTATCGCGCTATTGATCACGGCAACGCTGCAGGCGGCCGCTCAGGATGCGAATGAGGTTTCTCCCCGAACGGTCGCATCCGTGGTGCGGCTGGGCAAACTGATGGACCTCTATGTCGTTAAGGGAATGCCGGCGAATTTTCAGCCCACGGTCGAATACGGAATTCCCAATTTCGGCGGGGGAAAGACCGTACAACCGCCGAAACGTTATTTCTGGGACCTCGGCTCCGGGGTCATCGTGACGAAAAACGGCTGGCTTTTTACCAACGCGCACGTGGCGGACGACTGGACCGCGAACAGCGTCATCGTCCAGCCTTTCAAGGACAATACCGGCGCGACCTACGACCAGGTCCTGATACCCGCGGAACCCGGATACATGTGGGTGACGGTCGCCACGGAAGACGACGTCAAAAATTTCAGACGGCGCGTCACGCTCAAATATCTCTGCCAGACCATGTACTATGATTCGGACTACAACAACTACGACAGGGACAGGGCGATCTGCAAGATCATCGCCCACGCGCAGATGAACCCGTCGACCGAACTCCCCGAAGTGACCGCCGAATGGACGGCGACCGACACCGTCCCCGTCTCCTCACTCGGTAATCCCTTCTACCTCCCCGAACTCACGCCGAAGGTCTGGGCGATCGGGTTTCCGGGAAGCGGTTCGCAGACATTCCATTCGATTACCGAAGGTAATTTCGCCAATTACGACAGCGATGAACGTTCGTACATCCTTCACCACGCCTTCATTTCGGGCGGAAACTCGGGCGGCGGGCTTTACTACAAGAACAACCTGATCGGGATCAACACCTGGGACCGCTCCGACCCGCACGGCCGCCATCTTTCGATCGCACAGCCGGTCACCTATTACGCCGAGGCGGCCGCATACGTCTACCTCTGGTACAACGTAAAAGACCTCCCCGACATCCCGAAAGAATGGATCGATGCCGACCCGTCGAACGATCCCTACAAAAACGAGGTGTATATCGGATTCAATGTCCGTTCGCAGGCAAACCAGAATGTCGCGGTCAAAAGCGGTTACCTTATCGCCTACAAGGCGGATATTTCCGTGGACACGGCCTTCAACTATATCAACTTCAAGGATTACATGCAGTACTACTATCTGGTCCGGTATCTCGCCAACCAGGGGTATACGGCGGAAGTGATCGCCCCCTACCTCCAGATGGATCTCAAGGAGGTCCGCGCCATGATCAATATGAACGAACAGGAACTCCTCAATTCACTCGACCAGGCGAGCAGGGGATTTCTCGATGTGATGAAAAGCGGCAAATTCTACGCGAGTTACTGGAATATCGATCAATTCGGCCAGGTACTCGCGGCCGTTTCGCCGCAGACAAAACTCAAGGTATATGTCACCTCGAACGGCTACAAGGACCAGGTCTTCGATTACAATTCGACGGCCGCCCTTATCCAGGGTCCCTTCGACCTGAAAATGCCGATGCAGTAA
- a CDS encoding PrsW family intramembrane metalloprotease codes for MEDVKRNILNTGIMNLIGMVLLFLIAFFLLKGIELNTATLSGTLLTIVIGLIPAFLWISFYYFLDRKDPEPVIMVASAFFAGIIGEASLSAFFGNIVFDLPAWTLNANAMPLAHLLFSRGFIPAITIYIVLRYMFYPSKHFNEPVDGMMYGAFIGIGYALSLAMKGVFSAGAVSLYFLVFSLLVNLALFSSLGALVGYSFGAARFDERHKQRDFLIALVIAVCVFSLYAWLSTKLQMNITTSSDFVSIVLVLGFTVVLLGIVFFLIQKSIKKGEAKELEGTKFFFDIVSIAAIVILLAAGLIVRFVIEGDKTFTSRENDISFTVPAAFSFGGQKDNIYTFTKHLENYTYPATLRVVVFDDYQPTSVLSLIKIQTDEAPMTIGDYAIDMRAYEKTVTLEQVTGKTSFLARVYEYTAQKEGEKLIVSIEVPGATYPGHLELAGKILRSFRKES; via the coding sequence ATGGAAGATGTCAAGCGTAATATATTGAATACGGGAATCATGAATCTCATCGGCATGGTCCTCCTCTTCCTCATCGCCTTTTTCCTTCTGAAAGGAATCGAATTGAACACGGCGACCCTCTCGGGCACATTGCTCACGATCGTTATCGGTCTGATTCCCGCATTTCTCTGGATCTCCTTCTATTATTTTCTCGACAGAAAGGATCCGGAACCCGTCATCATGGTCGCATCGGCGTTTTTCGCGGGAATTATCGGCGAGGCCTCGTTGTCGGCGTTTTTCGGCAATATCGTCTTCGATCTGCCCGCGTGGACGCTCAACGCGAACGCCATGCCCCTCGCCCACCTCCTCTTCAGCCGGGGCTTTATACCCGCGATCACGATCTATATCGTTCTCCGGTATATGTTCTATCCCTCGAAACATTTCAACGAACCCGTCGACGGCATGATGTACGGCGCGTTTATCGGGATCGGGTACGCGCTCTCCCTTGCCATGAAGGGGGTTTTTTCGGCCGGCGCCGTCTCACTTTACTTTCTCGTCTTTTCACTTCTCGTGAACCTGGCGCTTTTCTCCTCACTCGGCGCCCTCGTCGGGTATTCATTCGGCGCGGCCCGTTTCGACGAGCGGCATAAACAGAGAGATTTCCTCATCGCACTCGTGATCGCCGTCTGTGTGTTTTCCCTCTACGCCTGGCTGAGCACGAAGCTTCAGATGAATATCACGACCAGTTCGGATTTCGTTTCGATCGTCCTGGTCCTTGGATTTACCGTCGTCCTCCTCGGTATCGTATTCTTCCTCATCCAGAAAAGCATCAAAAAGGGCGAAGCGAAGGAACTCGAAGGGACGAAGTTCTTTTTCGATATCGTCTCGATCGCGGCGATCGTCATCCTTCTTGCCGCAGGACTGATCGTCCGGTTCGTCATCGAAGGCGATAAAACCTTTACTTCCCGTGAAAACGACATCTCCTTTACCGTCCCCGCGGCTTTTTCTTTCGGCGGGCAGAAGGACAATATCTACACCTTTACCAAACATCTCGAAAACTATACTTACCCGGCGACCCTCCGCGTCGTCGTGTTCGACGACTATCAGCCGACGAGCGTCCTGAGCCTCATCAAAATTCAGACCGATGAAGCACCCATGACCATCGGCGATTACGCAATCGACATGAGGGCGTATGAAAAAACGGTGACCCTCGAACAGGTCACGGGGAAGACCTCCTTCCTCGCGAGGGTGTATGAATACACGGCACAGAAGGAGGGTGAAAAATTGATTGTCAGCATCGAGGTTCCGGGCGCCACCTACCCCGGACATCTTGAATTAGCCGGGAAAATACTCCGGAGTTTCAGGAAGGAGTCGTAA
- the mtnP gene encoding S-methyl-5'-thioadenosine phosphorylase: protein MAKIGIIGGSGLDNPAILENEKNKKVSTPYGKPTSDLKCGTIKGVDIVLLARHGREHTVPPTQVNFRANIAALKEEGCTHIIATTAVGSLREEIGRGHLVILDQFIDFTRLRNLSFFDEFEPHKPKHTPMAEPFSKELRKLLVAGCRELAVPFHEKGTVVTIEGPRFSTKAESHMFRSWGADVINMSIAPEAALANEAGIPYAAVAMSTDYDCWKEDEEPVTWEQILEIFGRNVDKVTRLLVEVIPRI, encoded by the coding sequence ATGGCAAAGATTGGTATTATCGGCGGGTCCGGACTCGATAATCCGGCTATCCTGGAAAATGAAAAAAATAAAAAGGTATCGACGCCGTACGGAAAACCGACGTCGGATCTGAAATGCGGGACGATCAAGGGGGTCGATATCGTTTTACTGGCGCGTCACGGCCGCGAGCATACGGTGCCGCCGACGCAGGTCAACTTTCGGGCGAATATCGCCGCGCTCAAAGAAGAAGGATGCACCCATATCATCGCGACGACCGCCGTGGGGAGTCTGCGGGAAGAAATCGGCCGCGGACATCTCGTGATCCTCGATCAGTTTATCGATTTTACGCGCCTCAGAAATTTGAGCTTTTTCGACGAGTTCGAACCCCACAAGCCGAAGCATACGCCCATGGCCGAACCTTTTTCAAAAGAACTCCGGAAGCTTCTTGTCGCCGGATGCAGGGAACTCGCGGTCCCCTTTCATGAAAAGGGAACGGTCGTGACGATCGAGGGGCCGCGGTTTTCGACAAAGGCGGAGAGTCATATGTTCAGATCGTGGGGCGCGGATGTCATCAACATGAGTATCGCCCCCGAAGCCGCGCTCGCGAACGAGGCCGGAATCCCGTATGCCGCGGTCGCGATGAGTACGGATTATGACTGCTGGAAAGAGGATGAAGAACCGGTGACCTGGGAGCAGATTCTCGAGATTTTCGGCCGGAACGTGGATAAAGTGACCCGGCTGCTCGTCGAGGTCATACCCAGGATTTGA
- a CDS encoding SDR family NAD(P)-dependent oxidoreductase, translating into MDTSRDLVIITGTDSGIGMHLAGVFREHGYPVCATYLEKPGTTASVNINLDLTDEASCSGFIQKVASLLGEGYRCACLVNNAGIALGGPIENLPISVYRANLEVNLLGLIRITRDLIPFLAESRGVILLNGSAAGRVAAPFLSPYVITKFALEGFADCLRRELLPYGIRTVLLQTGGVDTPIWKKAETQDMSFVADKYRHTMDRFRDTFIRGSKGLSAGEAAEKIFRVFRRKKYRPRYIIARSVAREIAIRLISGRPLDFIFKRMFGMDYGGR; encoded by the coding sequence ATGGATACCAGCAGGGACCTAGTCATCATTACCGGAACCGATTCCGGCATCGGGATGCATCTTGCCGGCGTGTTCCGGGAGCACGGGTACCCGGTATGTGCGACGTATCTCGAAAAACCGGGAACGACCGCATCCGTCAATATAAATCTCGACCTCACGGATGAGGCCTCCTGTTCCGGTTTCATCCAAAAAGTGGCATCCCTTCTCGGCGAGGGCTACCGTTGCGCGTGCCTTGTCAATAACGCCGGTATTGCCCTTGGCGGCCCCATCGAAAATCTTCCCATTTCGGTTTACAGAGCGAATCTCGAAGTCAATCTCCTGGGCCTGATACGTATTACCCGCGATCTCATTCCGTTCCTCGCCGAAAGCAGGGGAGTGATCCTCCTCAACGGTTCCGCCGCCGGCCGTGTCGCCGCGCCGTTTCTCTCACCGTATGTCATCACCAAATTCGCCCTGGAGGGATTTGCCGACTGCCTCCGCAGGGAACTCCTTCCCTACGGCATAAGAACCGTGCTTCTTCAAACAGGGGGTGTCGATACACCGATCTGGAAAAAGGCCGAAACACAGGATATGTCGTTTGTTGCCGATAAATACCGGCACACCATGGATCGTTTCAGGGATACCTTTATACGGGGAAGCAAGGGGCTTTCCGCCGGGGAGGCCGCAGAAAAGATATTCCGTGTATTCAGAAGAAAAAAATACAGGCCCCGCTATATTATCGCGCGCAGTGTCGCGAGGGAAATAGCGATACGGTTGATTTCCGGGCGTCCGCTCGATTTTATTTTCAAACGGATGTTCGGAATGGATTACGGCGGGCGGTGA
- a CDS encoding STAS/SEC14 domain-containing protein, whose product MESKTFMCNGNMIWLGDDGILRSVVVDEKKEGVLPPGNGHSGGIRELTNGKRLPILADLRTIKGFDRKTHNCSRFSFDNRAVSAMAVIVTSPQSRKMNVFFLGPKRPGYPVRPFTDEAEATVWLKKFL is encoded by the coding sequence ATGGAGTCCAAAACATTTATGTGTAACGGGAATATGATATGGCTCGGCGATGACGGTATTTTGCGGTCGGTTGTCGTCGATGAAAAGAAAGAAGGCGTTCTTCCCCCGGGAAACGGGCATAGCGGCGGTATCAGGGAGTTGACAAACGGAAAGCGGCTGCCGATACTGGCCGATCTGAGAACAATCAAAGGATTCGACAGAAAAACACACAATTGTTCGCGGTTTTCATTCGATAACCGGGCGGTCAGCGCGATGGCGGTGATCGTCACCTCGCCGCAGAGCAGGAAGATGAATGTTTTCTTTCTGGGTCCCAAACGGCCTGGTTATCCGGTGCGTCCGTTCACGGATGAAGCGGAAGCCACGGTGTGGCTCAAAAAGTTCCTCTAA